A region of Pyxidicoccus parkwaysis DNA encodes the following proteins:
- a CDS encoding SDR family oxidoreductase yields the protein MKKDDAVEPSAEDVARCLDVLRAVARLPDDHPVRQTVERAATQVQRGMKKRLRRQRHRAVSEADRSTVQALMDARREENGVRDFSAPREPEAPAQVSRPRRCYVCKQGFTQLHPVYLSLCPTCAELSEARRGQHVSLEGRRALVTGGRVKVGFHVALWLLRDGAHVHVTSRFPHDAALRFSREPDFAKWRERLVLHELDLRFPQRVLAFTEHLCATEPHLDILINNAAQTVRLSPEQSAALLAQEHALARALEAPARALVHALPGLAAPDVLPAGGGEAHALRASSASATVMRVLGVSGALATSAIGFEALSSELPRALDLPPAREEDNAWVKRLDEVSPVEVLEAQLVNAIAPFLLNGQLKPLLLRSPFPDRYIVNVSAVEGQFERRGKTVFHPHTNMAKAALNMMTRTSAEDYARDGIYMNSVDPGWVSNENPDTRRRRMEEEGFSPPLDGTDAAARVCEPILRGLQGQPVHGRFLKDFRDAPW from the coding sequence ATGAAGAAGGACGACGCGGTGGAGCCCTCGGCGGAGGACGTGGCCCGCTGCCTGGACGTGCTGCGCGCGGTGGCCCGGCTCCCGGATGACCATCCGGTGCGGCAGACGGTGGAGCGCGCCGCCACGCAGGTGCAGCGGGGCATGAAGAAGCGCCTGCGCCGGCAGCGCCACCGCGCCGTCAGCGAAGCGGACCGCTCTACCGTGCAGGCCCTCATGGACGCCCGGCGCGAGGAGAACGGCGTCCGGGACTTCTCCGCCCCTCGAGAGCCTGAGGCCCCTGCCCAGGTGTCCCGCCCGCGGCGCTGCTACGTGTGCAAGCAGGGCTTCACGCAGCTCCATCCCGTGTACCTGTCCCTCTGTCCCACGTGCGCGGAGCTGAGCGAAGCGCGGCGCGGGCAGCACGTGTCTCTCGAGGGGCGCCGGGCCCTGGTGACGGGCGGCCGCGTGAAGGTGGGCTTCCACGTGGCGCTGTGGCTGCTGCGCGACGGAGCGCACGTGCACGTCACCTCGCGCTTCCCCCACGACGCCGCGCTGCGGTTCTCGCGTGAGCCCGACTTCGCGAAGTGGCGCGAGCGGCTCGTGCTCCATGAGCTGGATTTGCGCTTCCCCCAGCGCGTGCTCGCCTTCACCGAGCACCTGTGCGCGACGGAGCCGCACCTGGACATCCTCATCAACAACGCCGCCCAGACGGTGCGCCTGTCGCCCGAGCAGAGCGCCGCGCTGCTCGCCCAGGAGCATGCGCTGGCCCGGGCGCTGGAGGCCCCGGCGCGCGCTCTCGTCCACGCGCTGCCCGGCCTCGCGGCTCCGGACGTGCTGCCCGCGGGTGGCGGCGAGGCCCATGCGTTGCGAGCATCGAGCGCGTCGGCGACTGTGATGCGCGTGCTGGGCGTGTCGGGCGCTCTGGCGACGTCCGCCATCGGCTTCGAGGCCCTGTCGTCGGAGCTGCCCCGGGCCCTGGATCTTCCGCCCGCTCGCGAGGAGGACAACGCCTGGGTGAAGCGGCTGGACGAGGTGTCTCCGGTGGAAGTCCTCGAGGCGCAGCTCGTCAACGCCATCGCTCCGTTCCTGCTCAACGGCCAGCTGAAGCCGCTGCTGCTGCGCTCGCCGTTCCCGGACCGCTACATCGTCAATGTCTCGGCGGTGGAGGGCCAGTTCGAGCGCCGGGGCAAGACGGTCTTCCACCCGCACACCAACATGGCCAAGGCGGCGCTCAACATGATGACGCGCACCTCCGCCGAGGACTACGCCCGCGACGGCATCTATATGAACAGCGTGGACCCCGGCTGGGTCTCCAACGAGAACCCCGACACCCGCCGCCGCCGCATGGAGGAAGAGGGCTTCTCCCCACCCCTGGACGGCACGGACGCCGCCGCCCGCGTCTGCGAGCCCATCCTCCGGGGCCTCCAGGGACAGCCCGTCCACGGCCGCTTCCTCAAGGACTTCCGCGACGCACCCTGGTAG
- a CDS encoding AAA family ATPase, translating to MYLSRVEIAGIKGFRPGPLRVDLDLSRPDGGFAGWTVLAGRNGAGKSSLLKAIALVVAGPAAARALQPSFSGWIHTDKQEGLVVARFVPEPKHDRFLNGDAPSKSFKAHLSLLQFESGPEPSLHFGSSYPMQVRFGNQQPTLMKDPATSTSELEDGPWAVNPRGWFIAGYGPYRRLASAAEAQRSISGSSQVNRLVGLFLQDGALVEAVQWLREHHFRRLEDKVGAKELIESVLELLNDGLLPDSTRVSHIDTDGLWVTQGARTFPLRDMSDGYRTTTALVLDLARQLQTTYQEFKLVQQNGTWCVPYPGVVLIDEVELHLHVSWQRRIGFWLKRHFPNIQFIVTTHSPFVCQAADPKGLIRLPAPGEERTAEHVSDELFRTVVNGTVDEAVLTELFGLDHVHSEESERLRTRVAELEVRLMDGKATEEDRAEFESLSAQLPDTGSALVDRAVRSLGLDK from the coding sequence ATGTACCTGAGCAGGGTTGAGATCGCTGGCATCAAAGGCTTTCGCCCGGGGCCGCTAAGAGTAGACCTTGACTTGAGCCGGCCCGACGGAGGGTTCGCGGGATGGACGGTTCTTGCTGGTCGAAACGGCGCTGGAAAGTCTTCACTGCTTAAGGCCATCGCGCTTGTTGTCGCGGGACCGGCTGCTGCACGTGCGCTTCAGCCCAGTTTTTCGGGTTGGATTCACACCGACAAGCAAGAGGGGCTGGTTGTTGCCAGGTTCGTTCCTGAGCCCAAACACGATCGTTTCTTGAACGGCGATGCTCCGTCGAAGTCGTTCAAGGCACACCTGTCCTTGCTGCAGTTCGAATCCGGTCCTGAGCCCTCCTTGCACTTCGGAAGTAGCTATCCCATGCAAGTCAGGTTTGGGAACCAGCAGCCCACATTGATGAAAGACCCTGCAACTTCAACCTCTGAGTTGGAGGATGGGCCATGGGCAGTAAACCCTCGTGGTTGGTTCATTGCTGGGTATGGCCCGTATCGGCGCCTTGCAAGTGCTGCTGAGGCGCAGCGCTCGATTAGTGGATCCTCTCAAGTGAATCGACTTGTTGGTCTTTTCCTACAGGACGGCGCCCTGGTCGAAGCAGTCCAATGGCTTAGAGAGCATCACTTCCGGCGTTTAGAGGATAAGGTTGGCGCGAAGGAGCTCATCGAAAGCGTGTTGGAGCTCTTGAATGATGGGCTGCTGCCAGATTCAACACGGGTATCGCATATTGATACCGACGGGCTCTGGGTGACTCAGGGGGCACGAACTTTCCCATTGCGGGACATGAGCGACGGCTACCGCACGACAACCGCGCTCGTACTGGACCTCGCCCGTCAGCTTCAGACGACCTACCAGGAGTTCAAGCTCGTCCAGCAGAACGGCACGTGGTGCGTGCCCTATCCAGGTGTCGTGCTCATCGACGAAGTCGAGCTGCACCTGCACGTGTCCTGGCAGCGGCGCATCGGCTTCTGGCTCAAGCGGCACTTCCCCAACATCCAGTTCATCGTCACCACGCACAGTCCCTTTGTTTGCCAGGCCGCTGACCCCAAGGGGCTCATCCGTTTGCCGGCGCCCGGCGAGGAACGCACGGCTGAGCACGTCTCGGACGAGCTGTTCCGCACCGTCGTGAACGGAACCGTGGACGAGGCCGTGCTGACGGAACTCTTCGGCCTGGACCATGTCCACTCAGAGGAGTCCGAGAGGCTGCGCACGCGAGTTGCAGAGCTCGAAGTCCGACTCATGGATGGAAAAGCCACCGAGGAAGACCGCGCGGAGTTCGAGAGTCTGTCTGCCCAGCTGCCGGATACCGGCAGCGCGCTCGTGGACCGAGCCGTCCGGAGCCTTGGACTCGATAAATGA
- a CDS encoding potassium transporter Kup translates to MKANISGASGGVETREPPDLFKRTALLALGALGIVYGDIGTSPLYALRECFHGPHSVAPTPDNVMGVLSLIFWSLIIVVSVKYLIFVMRADNRGEGGILALMALAMQRPRGQTHKARPVLVTLGIFGAALLYGDGIITPAITVLSAVEGLNVATPVFEPYVIPITLVIILIIFLVQRHGTAGIGSVFGPIMCVWFFSLGVLGAKEVLHNPEVLWALSPHHAALFFLRNGGHGFLVLGAVFLVMTGGEALYADMGHFGWKPIKLAWFSLVLPGLTLNYLGQGALLLRDASAARNPFYLLAPDWALYPLVALATAAGIIASQTLISGAFSITRQAMQLGYSPRMEVVHTSAEEMGQIYLPGLNWVLLIGVVALVLSFRSSSALASAYGIAAVTTMAITTILAYVVARERWGMGPALALPIAGVFLVVDLSFFAANTVKIASGGWLPLLLAVIIFTLMTTWKRGREILAGKLRAASIPLRELVESFGDHPPVRVPGTAIFMTGNAEGTPPALLHNLKHNKVLHEQVVLLTIVPEEVPHVPSEERVEVEPLEQGFVRVVARYGFMENPSIPDVLKRCREKGLQFQLMGTSFFLGRETLIPTKKPGMAVWREALFSWMSRNARSATAYFRIPPNRVVELGSQVEL, encoded by the coding sequence GTGAAAGCCAACATCTCGGGAGCCTCGGGGGGAGTCGAAACCCGGGAGCCTCCGGACCTCTTCAAGCGAACAGCGCTCCTGGCCCTGGGGGCATTGGGCATCGTCTACGGCGACATCGGGACGAGCCCGCTGTACGCGCTGCGCGAGTGTTTCCACGGGCCCCACAGCGTCGCCCCCACGCCGGACAACGTGATGGGGGTGCTGTCGCTCATCTTCTGGTCGCTCATCATCGTCGTCTCGGTGAAGTACCTCATCTTCGTGATGCGGGCGGACAACCGGGGCGAGGGCGGAATCCTCGCGCTGATGGCGCTGGCCATGCAGCGGCCCCGGGGACAGACGCACAAGGCACGGCCGGTGCTCGTGACGCTGGGCATCTTCGGCGCGGCGTTGCTCTACGGAGACGGCATCATCACTCCGGCCATCACCGTGCTCAGCGCGGTGGAGGGCCTCAACGTGGCGACGCCCGTCTTCGAGCCCTACGTCATCCCCATCACGCTCGTCATCATCCTCATCATCTTCCTGGTGCAGCGGCACGGGACGGCGGGCATCGGCTCGGTGTTCGGGCCCATCATGTGCGTGTGGTTCTTCTCGTTGGGTGTGCTGGGGGCCAAGGAGGTGCTGCACAACCCCGAGGTGCTGTGGGCGCTGTCGCCGCACCATGCGGCGCTGTTCTTCCTGCGCAACGGCGGGCACGGCTTCCTGGTGCTGGGCGCGGTGTTCCTGGTGATGACGGGTGGCGAGGCGCTCTACGCGGACATGGGCCACTTCGGGTGGAAGCCCATCAAGCTGGCCTGGTTCAGCCTGGTGCTGCCGGGGCTGACGCTCAACTACCTGGGGCAGGGCGCGCTGCTCTTGCGCGACGCGAGCGCGGCGCGCAATCCGTTCTACCTGCTGGCGCCGGACTGGGCGCTGTACCCGCTGGTGGCGCTGGCGACGGCTGCGGGCATCATCGCCTCTCAAACGCTCATCTCCGGGGCGTTCTCGATTACGCGCCAGGCGATGCAACTGGGTTACAGCCCGCGCATGGAGGTGGTGCACACGTCGGCGGAGGAGATGGGGCAGATATACCTGCCCGGCCTCAACTGGGTGCTGCTGATTGGCGTGGTGGCGCTGGTGCTGAGCTTCCGCTCGTCGAGCGCGCTGGCGTCTGCGTACGGCATCGCCGCGGTGACGACGATGGCGATTACGACCATCCTCGCCTACGTGGTGGCGCGCGAGCGGTGGGGCATGGGTCCGGCGCTGGCCCTGCCGATTGCGGGTGTCTTCCTGGTGGTGGACCTGTCGTTCTTCGCGGCGAACACGGTGAAGATTGCGAGTGGCGGGTGGCTGCCGCTGCTCTTGGCGGTCATCATCTTCACGCTGATGACGACGTGGAAGCGCGGGCGCGAAATCCTCGCGGGCAAGCTGCGCGCGGCGAGCATTCCGTTGCGGGAGTTGGTGGAGAGCTTCGGGGACCATCCGCCGGTGCGGGTGCCGGGCACGGCCATCTTCATGACGGGCAACGCGGAGGGCACGCCGCCGGCGCTGCTGCACAACCTGAAGCACAACAAGGTGCTGCACGAGCAGGTGGTGCTGCTGACGATTGTCCCGGAAGAGGTGCCGCACGTGCCGAGCGAGGAGCGCGTGGAGGTGGAGCCGCTGGAGCAGGGCTTCGTGCGCGTGGTGGCGCGCTACGGCTTCATGGAGAACCCGAGCATTCCGGACGTGCTGAAGCGCTGCCGGGAGAAGGGGCTTCAGTTCCAGCTCATGGGCACGAGCTTCTTCCTGGGACGGGAGACGCTGATTCCGACGAAGAAGCCGGGCATGGCGGTTTGGCGCGAGGCGCTGTTCTCCTGGATGAGCCGCAACGCACGCAGCGCCACGGCGTACTTCCGCATTCCGCCCAACCGCGTGGTGGAGCTGGGCAGCCAGGTGGAGCTGTGA